Below is a window of Candidatus Binataceae bacterium DNA.
CGACGTGGCCCTGCTCCGTCGTCACTTCCATCCCGCGCAGGAAGATCACGCCGTTATCGGCCGCGAAGTCGGCGACATCGCCGAGACTCCACATATTGTCATGCTCGGTGATACAGACCGCGTTGATGCCGATCTGTTTCGCGCGCGCGATCAGGTCAACCGGCGACAGGTTGGAATCGGCGCTGCCGCGGTTGGTGTGCAGATGGATATCGATTGTGAAGTAGGGCCCGGCGTGGTGCCCGCTTCGCTCCTCGGCCATCGCGGTTCTACTTGGGCGGCTCGGTCGCGAGCGTGATCTTCTTCATGTGATCGCCCTTCTGGATCTGATCGACCACGTCCATGCCCTTAATCACACCGCCGAAAATCGTGTATCCGCCGTCGAGGCTCGGCTGCGGCTCGAGGCAGATATAGAACTGGCTGCCGCTCGAATCGCGCTTGGGATTGACGTCGTCGCCGGTGCGCGCCGTGGCGACGCTGCCGCGCAGGTGCTTCTCGGTGTTGCTGATCTCGGCCGGCACGGTGTAGCCGGGTCCGCCGGAGCCGGTGCCGTCGGGATCGCCGCCCTGGACGACGAAGTCAGGCACGACGCGATGGAAGGTCAGGCCGTTGTAGAAGCCTTTTTTGACGAGCGTCTCGAAGTTGGCGACCGTCTTGGGCGCCACCGCCGGATACAGCTCGATAACGACGATGCCGCGGTCGGTGTCGATAATTGCGTAATGGCCGGTGTTTCTCACTGGGAGTCCATCCGAATTCGAGCCGGTGCATGAAGAGGCGATGGCAAGCACCGCCAGGAATGCAAGAAGGCCCGGGGTTTTGAACATGTTTTTCATCGTTCTCATCACTTAAAATCGGCGCCCCTTTTGGATTATTCGACCCCGCCCGTCGGCGCAAGCATCCAAGTCCGGACAGGTTTCTGGTTCTCCTTCCCGCACGGGAAGGGAAGTTTGTTGATTCGTGCGACTCGTTGAGTACGTGTGTAGTGCGCCCTTTTCTAGGCGAAGAGCCTGTGCCGACACCGAGTAGCGTTTGCTCATCCTTTCAGAAATTTGCTGACGGAGTTCGCGACCTTCGCCGGTTCTTCGAGCGGCATCATGTGGGCGCCGCCTTCGATCATTTCTACCTTGGCTTGCGGGATCCGCTTTTTGAATTCCTCGGCGTAAACCGCGGGCAGCAGCTTGTCGTCTTTGCCCCAGATGATGAGCGTCGGCGCCGCGATGCGATGCATCCGCTTGCTGAGGCCCTTATCGGGCAACGGCCACATGAACTTGCCGGTGCATCCGAGCGCCCACGTGATGCGAATATAACCCTGCTGATCCTCGGGATTGAGAATCATCCGCTTCTGGCTCGGATGATGAACGTCCTTGAACATCAACGCGGGCAGCTCGGCCTGCGGCGTCACGATGTAATTGCGGATCGGCGAGTCATCGCGCCACAACCCGAGCGGACTGATTAGCGCGAGCTTGCTGACGCGGGTCGGATCGGTCGCCGCGATCTCCGCCGCGATCATCCCGCCGAACGAATGCCCTACCAATGCCGGCGCTTTCAGGTTCAGCTTGTCGAACATGTCGTAGTAGAAGAGCACCAGGTCCCACATATCGTCGAGAGCCTTGTACGATTCTTCATCGCCGGCAGTCAGGCCCGGATGCTCGGGCGCATAGACGGTAAAATTCTTCGCGAGCTCGTCGAGCAGCTCGGTTTCGATCGGACCGTAGCCGCCATGCAGGTAAACCAGCGGCGCGCCGCTGCCCGAGATGCGGACCTTGGGATGAACCTTGTCGCCCCAGATGCTGAGCTGTTGTTCTTTGGTCGCCATTAGATGCCTTCCAGAAAAATCCGCCGATCAAAATGAGGCCGGCCGCGATGGGCCGGCCTCGTCGGTTGAATTCAAATCGCGATGACTCGCTGTCAGCGTGCCGCCGCCGAGTGCCCGTTGCCGTTGGCCTTGAACTTCTTGCGCGGGCCGCGGATACCCTCGGGCCACCACTTGTTTTCCCATTCGCCTTCCCACACGTCGCGGAAATGCGGCGCCACCTCCTTGGCGAACAGGTCGATGTTCTTGATCGTGAGGTCGTGCGGCATCGAGCCGATATGCAGCAGCACCATCAGGTTGCCGACGCGCAGCTTCTTCACCGCTTCCATCAGTTGCTGACGCACGGTGGCGGGCGAGCCGGCGATCACGAATTGATTATCGACGAAGTCCTTGTACTTCCAGGTCGGGATCTTCCCCATCAGATCGAACATCTGCGGGTTGAGCTTGGTGACGCTGTTGACGAGGCTCTTGTAGTCCTGG
It encodes the following:
- a CDS encoding alpha/beta hydrolase; the protein is MATKEQQLSIWGDKVHPKVRISGSGAPLVYLHGGYGPIETELLDELAKNFTVYAPEHPGLTAGDEESYKALDDMWDLVLFYYDMFDKLNLKAPALVGHSFGGMIAAEIAATDPTRVSKLALISPLGLWRDDSPIRNYIVTPQAELPALMFKDVHHPSQKRMILNPEDQQGYIRITWALGCTGKFMWPLPDKGLSKRMHRIAAPTLIIWGKDDKLLPAVYAEEFKKRIPQAKVEMIEGGAHMMPLEEPAKVANSVSKFLKG
- a CDS encoding peptidylprolyl isomerase, translating into MRNTGHYAIIDTDRGIVVIELYPAVAPKTVANFETLVKKGFYNGLTFHRVVPDFVVQGGDPDGTGSGGPGYTVPAEISNTEKHLRGSVATARTGDDVNPKRDSSGSQFYICLEPQPSLDGGYTIFGGVIKGMDVVDQIQKGDHMKKITLATEPPK